The following nucleotide sequence is from Terriglobales bacterium.
CGCCATCTCTCTCGATGACGCCGTTTCAAACGGACAACTTCTTCCGTCCAGGTGCTCTTCAAACTCTTTTCGCCATTTCTTAATGATCGACATTGTAGGAAACGCAGCCGCGTCGCCTAATGCGCAGAAGGTTCGGCCAGCCATGTTGTTGGCTAGATAGAGCATCTGGTCGAGATCCTTGTTTTGCCCGGCACCGGCGTGAAAACGGATGAGCGTCTTTTTCAGCCAATCAGTTCCTTCGCGGCACGGGATGCACCAGCCGCAGCTTTCGTGCTGGTAGAACTGCATGATGCGTAACGCGACTTTCACCATGCACGTTTGGTCATCAATTGCGACAACTCCGCCGGAACCGAGGAACTCGCCGCGTTTTGCGAACCAGTCGTAATCCATCGTTGCCGATTCGGCTTCTTCGCGCGTGAGCAGGAACGTCGAGGATCCACCGGGAACGAACGCTTTGAGCTGGCGTCCATTCGGTATTCCACCTCCTACTTCGTAGATCATCTTATTGGCGGGATATCCAAGAGGAAGCTCGTACACTCCGGGTTTATTGAAGTGTCCCGTAAGGCAGGTCAGACGCGTGCCGCCATTCTTTTCATTCGGTCCGAATGCAACGTACCATTTGCCGCCGTTCAGAATGATCGGCGGAACGGTTGCGATGGTCTCAACATTATTAATGACCGTTGGACCGCCATAGAGACCTTTAATCGCAGGGAAGGGAGGTTTCAGACGCGGCAATCCGCGCTTGCCTTCGAGTGATTCCATCAACGCGGATTCTTCGCCAACTTCATACGCGCCAGCGCCCGTGTGAGTGAGGATGTTGAACTCGCGTCCGGTGCCGAAGATGTTGTGGCCAAGGAACCCTTTTTTATAGGCGTCGGCAACCGCTCGTTCGAGAATCTCGAGCAAATAGCGATACTCACCGCGCAGATAAATGAAGCCCAGCTTGGCTCCCACTGCCAGGCCTGCGATGATGACGCCTTCGATAATGGCGTGCGGATCATATTCGACGATCAGCCGGTCTTTGCACGTCGCCGGCTCGCTCTCATCCCCGTTCACCAGGATGTACTTCGGAGCTTCAGACTGTTTCGGAATGAACGACCATTTCATTCCCGTGGCAAAACCCGCGCCTCCGCGTCCACGCAGTCCCGAGGCTTTGACTTCATTGATGATGTCGTCGGGCTGCATATCCAGCGCTTTTCGCGCGGCCTTGTAGCCGTCGAGCTGGATGTAGCGGTCGATGTCCTGCGCGCCTTGTCCAAAGCGCTTGGAGATGACGCGCACCTCATCGGGATGCGAGACCAGCGGCGTTGGTGTGTAGAGTGTCTTCACTGTTTCGTGTTGTTGCTGTACTGGTCGAGAATTGCGTCCATCTTTTGCGGCGTCACGTTCAAATGGAAGTCGTAATTCACCTGGATAGCAGGAGCCCAACTGCAGGCTCCGATGCATTCGACTTCTTCGAGCGAGAATGTGCCGTCTCGTGTGACCTCTTTGTGATCCACGCCCAGCTTTTCTCTGCAGTGATCAAAAACTTCTTCTGCTCCGCGTAGCATGCAACTGATGTTGGTGCAGACCTGTACTACGTATTTGCCCGCCGGCTGGGTCCTTAGGAGCGAATAGTAGCTAATTACATTACGGACTTCGAGTTCGGTTAGCTCAACACGCCGAGCGATGTCAGTGATAACTTCATCGGTCAAATAACCGACCTCATCCTGCGCGTAGAGCAACAGTGGAATTAGCGCTGAACGTTTCCATGGGTATTGGGAAACGAGCTTCTGAAACCGTTGTTCCAGTTCGGGAGAGAATTGCATTATCTGTCGATCTCTCCTAAAACGATGTCGATACTGCCGATTGCCGCAACTACATCCGCGAGCAACCTACCGACGCAGAGTCTTTCAAGGGCTTGCAAGTTTCCTAAGCATGCCGAGCGCATATGTACTCGATACGGCTTCGCCGTACCGTCGCTGCGGACGTAATAGCCCATCTCTCCACGCGGCGATTCCACTCCCTGATAGACCTCGCCTGCCGGAACCGTGAACCCTTCCGTGACGATTTTGAAATGATAGATGAGCGCCTCCATCTGCGTCTTCATCTTTTCTCGATCCGGGAGGACCACTTTTGGAGCGTCGGCCTTGTATGACCCTTCGGGCATGCCTTCAAAGGCTTGACGCGCGATGCTGTTTGACTCGCGCAGCTCCTGCACGCGCAGCAGGTAACGCGCGTACACGTCGCCGTCGGTCGAGACCGGTACCTTGAACTTGAACTTCTCGTAACCCGAGTACGGCATGTCGCGGCGCAGGTCCCAATCGACGCCGCTTCCGCGCGCCGTCGGGCCGCTGCAGCCTAACGCAATGCATTCTTCGGCCGTAATGTGAGCGACGCCCCTGGTGCGCTCGATCCAGATTGGGTTCGACGTCAGCAGCCCTTCGTACTCATCAACGCGAGAAGGGAACTTATCGATAAAAGCTTTTGTCTTCTTCCAAAAATCAATGGGCGGGTCCATCGACACGCCGCCGATGCGGAAGTACGAAGTCATCATGCGCTGGCCGGAGACGTTCTCGAAGATCCTCAGCAACTCCTCGCGTTCGCGGAAGCAATAAAGGAAGACGGTCATGGCGCCGATGTCGAGCGCGTGCGTACCCAGCCAGACCAGGTGCGAATTGATACGCGTTAATTCATTCAACAGCACGCGCAGAAATTGCGCGCGGGGAGGAATTTCGAGCTGCAAGAGCTTTTCGACGGCCAGACAATACGTAAGATTGTTGGTCATCGGACACAGATAGTCGATGCGATCGGTGAGCGGGACTACCTGCTGGTAGAACTTCGCCTCGCATGTCTTCTCAATCCCAGTGTGCAGATATCCGATATCGGGAATGCACTTGACGACAGTCTCGCCGTCGATCTCGAGCAGCAGACGCAGCACGCCGTGAGTGGACGGGTGCTGTGGCCCCATGTTCAAGATCATCGTGCGATCTTCAGTGGGCTCCAAGACCGGCGTGGGATTCAGGTGCGCCATTTAGCGATAACCCTCCACCGGATAGTCCTTGCGCAGCGGATGCCCTTCCCAGTCTTCCGGCATCATGATGCGGCGCAGATTGGGATGTCCGACGAAGCGCACGCCGAACAGGTCGAAGACCTCGCGCTCGAAAAAGTTCGCTGCAGGCCAAAGTCCCATGAGCGATTCAATCGAAGGATCTCCGCCAGGTACACGAGCAATCAGTCGCACGCGTTCTTTCCGCGAATGGGAAAGCAGGTTGTAGATCACTTCGAAGCGCGGCTCGGAAGGGAAGACGTCGACGCAGGTGATGTCGGCGAGAAAATTGAATTTCGTTTCGGGATTCTCGCGCAGAAGCTCGCAAGCCTGCTTGATATCGCTGCGATTTACGTACAGCGTCAGCTCATCGCGATCGAACGTAGCTTTTTCCAGCAGTGAGGCATTGTGAAGCGCCGCGACTGCCGGTCTGCTTTTCAGTTGTTCGAGATCGGTGATGGCGGGCTGCAAAGGCATTTAGTAGTCCGATTTCTCCGGCGTCGTATTCCAGTCGAGCGCGCCTTTCTTCCATATATAGAAGAAGCCCACGAGGACGATGCCGATGTACACCAGCATCTCCCAGAAACCGAACATCCGCGGACCGGAATCGTGCGGCCCAGCGCCCAGCGCGGGAGCGATCGCCGCCGGCAGCTTGCGGTAGATCACTGCCCAGGGAATCAGGAAAATCGCCTCAACGTCGAACAGAATAAAGAGCATGGCGACCATGTAGAACTTCACGGAGAAGCGCGGGCGCGCGTCGCCGGTACCCACCATGCCGCATTCATAAGCGGCCATCTTTGTTCTGCTGTAGCGATGTTTACCCAGCAGCGCCGAGAGCGCGACCATGCCTCCCGCGACCAGACACGCGATCACGACCTGCATGAGCAGAGGCAGATAGTTGACGTAATAGGGTAGTGGCTGGTCCGGCATAGAGGCCGTTATACAATGTGCGCCAACACTGACGGTGGAACATTCGACTATAAGTTTCGCTGCGACGGAGTGTCAAGCGCAGCCGTGCGCAAGTGTGCACTCACGATCATTGCAATTGGAGAAATATTCCGCACAATAGAATCGCCTAGTAAAGAGCCTTGATCTTGAATAGGAAAACACGACGCGGATTACGCGGATGGGACGCGGATCAACGCCGAAAATTGGGGTGATCATCGTGCCAACTACAGAGATTGGCATTTGACAACGATCGAAGGGAATAGCAAAAAAGCATCTTCATCAGTCAGCTAAGCTAAGTTTATCCTTCCGCGTTAATCCGCGTCCCATCCGCGCAATCCGCGTCAGGTTTTTGGGGGAACTGTCTTCAATTTCGGCCCAAAGTTTATGAGATCGCCTATGGCCTCCAGTAGCAGAAGCTCAGCAGGGAAACGATTGCAATGATTTTTGGCTTCAATACCGATGTGAAACAAGGAGATACCGTCTATCACGTCCAGAGCGAAGCGCGTAAAGCCGATCTCCTGCTGCAGACGATGGTCTTCGTGCGTGGACACTGCATCGGCAAATACGCGTCATCCTACGCCGAGCACGTCAGCGATCCTGGATTCTCAGAGGAGTACATCCACGATCTGCTCAAAGGCCAGCATCGCGAAGTATTGGAAGTGGTAAAGGCTGGATCGATCGAGCAATTTTTCCGCGAGCAAACGGAAATCCGCGACGCCGGAGGAGAGACGCTCGCGCTCACCTGGCTCAACTCCGACGATCTTCCGATCGCGCGCAAGCTCGTGATGCGACTGCTCGTCAGTGAGAGTGGGTCGGCAGTGGATGGAGCGCTCGTCACCTCCCGCCTGCAATATCCGGCGGGTGTTCCGATTCATTCCCAAGCCGTGAGCGAAAAGGATGGACGCGTCGAATTGGAGCTCGATTTGGCGCAGCTCGAGCAAGGCCTTCGCAATCATGTGGTGTTTGTTCGCGCCACCCACGGCGAGAAGTCGGTCACGCGGAAATATCGTCTGAAGGGCTGCTCGTAGCACGCATGCACACGGCCTGCCCTAGGCGGATGTGATTCCGAGTCCTACCAGGCCCAACCTCACTAAAAACACTTAAGCAGCGAAGACATAAGTCCGCGCTGCTCTGTGTCTTACCTAATTAAATGAAAGCGTCAGGATAAGGGATTAAGCGTCGATCGGCCAGAAGCCAAAAACGCCTAAATGGGGAATGGATTCGGCAGTTACCGGACCGCAAGCAGTATGCAGCAGACCGCGACCCAGCTCCAGAAGGCGACGGTATGCACACCACAGCGAAACCACAAACTGTCGAGCAGTTCGTTGTTCTCAAACATCTTAAAGACTCCAACTTTTTTGGGGTTAGTCGTACAGGCAGGATGCTTCAATTTGCCTGCATCTATTAAGCCGGATAGCGGGCTTGAACTGAACCGCTAAAGTCGTATTGGTGGTCACCGAGGTAATGGCCGAGTGGTTTGCTTTGACCTGGATCAGCCTCAAATCCAGGTAGAAAACCGAAGTTGGCAGTTGATTTTCGGACAAAGCTTGCAAAAATGCCTACTCGGGGCGGAAGACTGGCTAAACGACCGCACCTATCCCATAAACCCAGCATATTTAACCTCAATGCGCAAGGATCCCCACCTTTGGCAGCCAAGATGATCCTGTAACCTAGGCCGATGTTGATTCTGATGGTCGGTCTTCCGGGCACCGGAAAGAGCACCCTCTCTCGCTCGCTGATCGAACGCTTCGGCGGCTTCGTTATCGATAAAGACATCATCCGACCCGCACTCTTCGGCCCATCGCAAATTGACTACACGGTCGAGCAAGACGACTTCTGCCAGGACGTCATGCTCGAGACCGCTGCCTATCTTCTGACGCGCAAGCCGAAGCTGCGCGTATTCCTCGATGGCCGTCCATTCTCGCGCGAGTACCAGCGCGAACGGGTGCGCAATGCAGCTTCCCAGATCGGGACGAAGCTCGCAGTCATCGAGTGCGTGGCCTCGGAAGAAACCGCCCTGGCCCGCATACGCCGTGACCTGGAATCAGGCGCACACCTCGCTGCGAACCGAACAGTCGATCTCTACTACGTCAAACGCCAGGACTTTGAGCGCGAGCCCGTGAGAGAAACACGGCTGACAATCAGTTCGGATCAGCCCCTGGAAACCTCTATTGCTGAGGCCGATAGCTACTTGAGAGAAATCGACGACGAATAATCACTTCCGCACTGAGGTCATCCACCTGTGCGAGC
It contains:
- a CDS encoding NAD(P)H-dependent oxidoreductase subunit E — translated: MQFSPELEQRFQKLVSQYPWKRSALIPLLLYAQDEVGYLTDEVITDIARRVELTELEVRNVISYYSLLRTQPAGKYVVQVCTNISCMLRGAEEVFDHCREKLGVDHKEVTRDGTFSLEEVECIGACSWAPAIQVNYDFHLNVTPQKMDAILDQYSNNTKQ
- a CDS encoding NADH-quinone oxidoreductase subunit C, with protein sequence MPLQPAITDLEQLKSRPAVAALHNASLLEKATFDRDELTLYVNRSDIKQACELLRENPETKFNFLADITCVDVFPSEPRFEVIYNLLSHSRKERVRLIARVPGGDPSIESLMGLWPAANFFEREVFDLFGVRFVGHPNLRRIMMPEDWEGHPLRKDYPVEGYR
- the nuoD gene encoding NADH dehydrogenase (quinone) subunit D, with translation MAHLNPTPVLEPTEDRTMILNMGPQHPSTHGVLRLLLEIDGETVVKCIPDIGYLHTGIEKTCEAKFYQQVVPLTDRIDYLCPMTNNLTYCLAVEKLLQLEIPPRAQFLRVLLNELTRINSHLVWLGTHALDIGAMTVFLYCFREREELLRIFENVSGQRMMTSYFRIGGVSMDPPIDFWKKTKAFIDKFPSRVDEYEGLLTSNPIWIERTRGVAHITAEECIALGCSGPTARGSGVDWDLRRDMPYSGYEKFKFKVPVSTDGDVYARYLLRVQELRESNSIARQAFEGMPEGSYKADAPKVVLPDREKMKTQMEALIYHFKIVTEGFTVPAGEVYQGVESPRGEMGYYVRSDGTAKPYRVHMRSACLGNLQALERLCVGRLLADVVAAIGSIDIVLGEIDR
- a CDS encoding ATP-binding protein; the protein is MLILMVGLPGTGKSTLSRSLIERFGGFVIDKDIIRPALFGPSQIDYTVEQDDFCQDVMLETAAYLLTRKPKLRVFLDGRPFSREYQRERVRNAASQIGTKLAVIECVASEETALARIRRDLESGAHLAANRTVDLYYVKRQDFEREPVRETRLTISSDQPLETSIAEADSYLREIDDE
- the ndhC gene encoding NADH-quinone oxidoreductase subunit A — translated: MPDQPLPYYVNYLPLLMQVVIACLVAGGMVALSALLGKHRYSRTKMAAYECGMVGTGDARPRFSVKFYMVAMLFILFDVEAIFLIPWAVIYRKLPAAIAPALGAGPHDSGPRMFGFWEMLVYIGIVLVGFFYIWKKGALDWNTTPEKSDY
- the nuoF gene encoding NADH-quinone oxidoreductase subunit NuoF; translated protein: MKTLYTPTPLVSHPDEVRVISKRFGQGAQDIDRYIQLDGYKAARKALDMQPDDIINEVKASGLRGRGGAGFATGMKWSFIPKQSEAPKYILVNGDESEPATCKDRLIVEYDPHAIIEGVIIAGLAVGAKLGFIYLRGEYRYLLEILERAVADAYKKGFLGHNIFGTGREFNILTHTGAGAYEVGEESALMESLEGKRGLPRLKPPFPAIKGLYGGPTVINNVETIATVPPIILNGGKWYVAFGPNEKNGGTRLTCLTGHFNKPGVYELPLGYPANKMIYEVGGGIPNGRQLKAFVPGGSSTFLLTREEAESATMDYDWFAKRGEFLGSGGVVAIDDQTCMVKVALRIMQFYQHESCGWCIPCREGTDWLKKTLIRFHAGAGQNKDLDQMLYLANNMAGRTFCALGDAAAFPTMSIIKKWRKEFEEHLDGRSCPFETASSREMA